Proteins encoded within one genomic window of Bradyrhizobium sp. CB1717:
- a CDS encoding polyprenyl synthetase family protein → MAVIVPFETPGASIEELVALVAPDMERVNATILSRTGSDVTMIPEVANHLISSGGKRLRPMLTLAMANLAGYTGDGHIKLAASVEFMHTATLLHDDVVDESEMRRGKLSARMLWGNEASVLVGDFLLGQAFRMMVEVGSLRALDILSAAAATIAEGEVMQLAAAKNTATTEDEYLAVIRGKTAELFAAACEVGPVIANRPKAEQTACRSVGMNLGIAFQLVDDVLDYGGKSAKLGKNTGDDFREGKITLPVVLAFRRGNDTERAFWIRALERGEIGDSDLDHAIGLMNKHRALEDTLSRAQHYGAMAVDALALFPSSPMKSALEQVVAFCLARSH, encoded by the coding sequence GTGGCCGTCATCGTACCTTTCGAAACTCCCGGCGCGTCGATCGAAGAGCTGGTTGCCCTTGTCGCCCCTGATATGGAGCGCGTCAACGCCACGATCCTGTCGCGGACGGGGTCGGACGTGACCATGATCCCGGAGGTGGCCAACCATCTGATCTCCTCCGGCGGCAAGCGCCTGCGGCCGATGCTGACGCTCGCCATGGCCAACCTCGCCGGCTACACCGGCGACGGCCACATCAAGTTGGCTGCCTCCGTCGAGTTCATGCATACCGCGACGCTGCTCCACGACGACGTCGTCGACGAGAGCGAGATGCGCCGTGGCAAGCTGTCGGCGCGCATGCTCTGGGGCAATGAGGCGAGCGTGCTGGTCGGCGACTTCCTGCTGGGACAGGCCTTCCGCATGATGGTCGAGGTCGGCTCGCTGCGCGCGCTCGACATCCTCTCCGCGGCCGCCGCCACTATCGCCGAAGGCGAGGTGATGCAGCTCGCCGCCGCCAAGAACACCGCGACCACCGAGGACGAATATCTCGCCGTGATCCGCGGCAAGACTGCCGAGCTGTTCGCCGCCGCCTGCGAGGTCGGCCCCGTCATCGCCAATCGCCCGAAGGCCGAGCAGACCGCCTGCCGCTCGGTCGGCATGAATCTCGGCATCGCCTTTCAGCTCGTCGACGACGTGCTCGACTATGGCGGCAAGAGCGCCAAGCTCGGCAAGAACACCGGCGACGATTTCCGCGAAGGCAAGATCACCTTGCCCGTCGTGCTCGCCTTCCGCCGCGGCAACGACACCGAGCGCGCCTTCTGGATCCGCGCGCTGGAGCGCGGCGAGATCGGCGACAGCGATCTCGACCACGCCATCGGGCTGATGAACAAGCACCGCGCGCTTGAGGACACGCTGAGCCGCGCCCAGCATTACGGCGCCATGGCCGTCGACGCGCTGGCCCTGTTCCCGTCCTCGCCGATGAAGAGCGCGCTGGAGCAGGTCGTGGCGTTCTGTTTGGCACGGTCGCATTAG
- a CDS encoding DUF2007 domain-containing protein, whose product MRELVRTNDMVLVSAIGALLDGANIHHLVLDQNMSIIEGSLGILPRRILVHEDDALEARQLLTEAGLSHELRGDD is encoded by the coding sequence TTGCGTGAACTGGTTCGGACCAACGATATGGTGCTGGTATCGGCGATCGGCGCGCTGCTCGACGGCGCCAATATCCATCATCTGGTGCTGGACCAGAACATGAGCATCATCGAGGGCTCGCTCGGCATTCTGCCGCGGCGGATCCTGGTCCATGAGGACGACGCCCTCGAGGCCCGGCAGCTCCTGACCGAGGCCGGCCTCAGCCACGAACTGCGCGGCGATGATTGA
- a CDS encoding glycine--tRNA ligase subunit alpha: MDASLPAHMRPERSFQGFILALQRFWAEQGCVILQPYDMEMGAGTFHPATTLRALGPKPWNAAYVQPSRRPKDGRYGENPNRMQHYYQFQVIMKPSPPNLQELYLKSLAAIGIDSAVHDIRFVEDDWESPTLGAWGLGWECWCDGMEVSQFTYFQQVAGFECAPVAGELTYGLERLAMYVQGVDRVYDLNFNGRDGDQKVTYGDVFLQAEQEYSRHNFEYADTAMLFEQFKMAEAACRKYLDAGWKDGKREAHLMALPAYDQCIKASHVFNLLDARGVISVTERQSYILRVRELAKACGEAWIHTEAGGAA, translated from the coding sequence ATGGACGCCTCATTGCCCGCCCATATGCGCCCGGAACGCTCGTTCCAGGGCTTCATCCTCGCGCTCCAGCGGTTCTGGGCCGAGCAGGGCTGCGTGATCCTGCAGCCGTACGACATGGAGATGGGCGCGGGCACCTTCCATCCGGCGACCACGCTGCGCGCGCTCGGGCCAAAACCTTGGAACGCCGCCTATGTGCAGCCCTCGCGCCGGCCCAAGGACGGCCGCTACGGCGAGAATCCGAACCGGATGCAGCACTACTACCAGTTCCAGGTGATCATGAAGCCGTCGCCGCCGAATCTGCAGGAGCTGTACCTGAAGTCGCTCGCCGCGATCGGCATCGATTCCGCCGTGCATGACATCCGCTTCGTCGAGGACGATTGGGAGAGCCCGACGCTGGGCGCCTGGGGCCTGGGCTGGGAGTGCTGGTGCGACGGCATGGAAGTCAGCCAGTTCACCTATTTCCAGCAGGTCGCCGGCTTCGAATGCGCGCCTGTCGCGGGCGAGCTCACCTACGGGCTCGAGCGCCTCGCGATGTATGTGCAGGGCGTCGACCGCGTCTACGACCTCAATTTTAATGGCCGCGATGGTGATCAGAAGGTCACCTATGGAGACGTCTTCCTGCAGGCCGAGCAGGAATATTCGCGGCACAACTTCGAATACGCCGACACGGCGATGCTGTTCGAGCAGTTCAAGATGGCTGAAGCAGCCTGCCGGAAATATCTCGACGCCGGCTGGAAGGATGGCAAGCGCGAGGCGCATCTGATGGCGCTGCCGGCCTACGACCAGTGCATCAAGGCAAGCCATGTCTTCAACCTGCTCGACGCGCGCGGCGTGATCTCGGTGACGGAGCGCCAGAGCTACATCTTGCGCGTGCGCGAATTGGCAAAAGCCTGCGGCGAAGCCTGGATCCACACTGAAGCGGGCGGAGCGGCCTGA
- a CDS encoding S49 family peptidase, translating into MAEQLNDRGSSGLADKLMQYLPARFRPGTAVVPVVRLSGVIGAVTPLRPGMTLAGVARILERAFSYRNAKAVALVINSPGGSPVQSRQIFLRIKQLAAEKKLPVLVFVEDVAASGGYMIACAGDEIFCDPSSILGSIGVVGGSFGFQDAIKRLGVERRLYTAGAHKAMLDPFLPENPDDVAKLKAIQREIHQIFIALVKESRGVRLKGADDTLFTGEYWAGESSIALGLADGIGDLRSTLRARYGEKVLTPVIAQPTGLLSGLLGRKSPGAGQLSALESMVGLPDDLISAVETRAIWAKFGF; encoded by the coding sequence ATGGCCGAACAATTGAACGATCGTGGGAGTTCCGGCCTGGCCGACAAGCTCATGCAATATCTGCCGGCGCGCTTTCGTCCCGGCACGGCGGTCGTGCCGGTGGTGCGACTGTCGGGTGTGATCGGTGCGGTGACGCCGCTGCGGCCGGGCATGACGCTCGCGGGCGTCGCGCGGATACTGGAGCGGGCGTTTTCGTATCGGAACGCCAAGGCGGTGGCGCTGGTGATCAACTCGCCCGGCGGCTCGCCGGTGCAGTCGCGCCAGATATTCTTGCGCATCAAGCAGCTCGCGGCCGAGAAGAAGCTGCCGGTGCTGGTGTTCGTCGAGGACGTCGCGGCCTCCGGCGGCTACATGATCGCCTGCGCGGGCGACGAGATCTTCTGCGATCCGTCCTCGATCCTCGGCTCCATCGGCGTGGTCGGCGGCAGCTTCGGCTTCCAGGACGCGATCAAGCGGCTCGGCGTCGAGCGGCGCCTCTACACAGCCGGCGCGCACAAGGCAATGCTCGATCCGTTCCTGCCCGAAAACCCCGACGACGTCGCCAAGCTGAAGGCGATCCAGCGCGAGATCCACCAGATCTTCATTGCGCTGGTGAAGGAGAGCCGCGGCGTGCGGTTGAAGGGTGCCGACGACACCCTGTTCACGGGCGAATACTGGGCCGGCGAGAGCTCGATCGCGCTTGGGCTCGCCGACGGCATCGGCGATCTCCGCTCAACTCTTCGTGCCCGCTATGGCGAGAAGGTTCTCACCCCCGTGATTGCGCAGCCGACCGGCCTGCTGTCCGGTCTTCTCGGGCGGAAATCGCCCGGCGCGGGCCAGCTTTCGGCCCTGGAATCAATGGTCGGGCTGCCGGATGACCTGATCTCGGCGGTCGAGACGCGGGCGATTTGGGCGAAATTCGGGTTCTAG
- a CDS encoding helix-turn-helix domain-containing protein encodes MQPKSPSILECPVGRAVETVGEWWSILILRDAFQGATRFDEFSKNLGIAPNILSRRLAHLTDSGMFVRRRYQERPPRYEYVLTDKARDFFPVVAALLAWGNKHLAAKGEAILLASREDVRPLDPVVVDATDMQPITLANAVVIAGPGASRLMRKRLASLKAMNPAIAPVGD; translated from the coding sequence ATGCAGCCGAAATCCCCTTCCATCCTGGAATGCCCGGTCGGCCGCGCCGTGGAGACGGTCGGCGAATGGTGGAGCATCCTCATCTTGCGGGATGCGTTCCAGGGCGCGACGAGGTTCGACGAGTTTTCGAAAAACCTCGGCATTGCACCGAACATCCTGTCGCGGCGGCTTGCCCATCTCACTGACAGCGGCATGTTCGTCCGCCGCCGCTATCAGGAGCGGCCACCGCGCTACGAATATGTGCTGACGGACAAGGCCCGGGATTTCTTCCCCGTGGTCGCGGCGCTGCTGGCCTGGGGCAACAAGCATCTCGCCGCTAAAGGCGAAGCCATTCTGCTGGCGAGCCGTGAGGATGTCCGCCCGCTCGATCCCGTCGTGGTCGATGCCACCGACATGCAGCCGATCACACTCGCCAATGCCGTGGTCATCGCAGGCCCAGGGGCCAGCCGCTTGATGCGCAAGCGGCTCGCTTCACTCAAGGCCATGAACCCGGCCATCGCGCCGGTGGGAGACTGA
- a CDS encoding methyltransferase, with amino-acid sequence MIEAAADITEDAFLGGQLLLKQKRSGHRAGHDAILLAAATQAEAGDRVVDLGAGIGTAGLALARRVARIRLSMVEIDPELAELARANAEANAIIAEAIVLDVMADPQAFAAHGLVPDSVDVVLMNPPFNDPARHRGSPDQSRHTAHVATGETLHAWVHAARRILRSNGVLTLIWRADGIAEVLAALSRGFGSLVVLPVHGEAGRPAIRVLVRAVKGGRAPTRLLPGLMLNEESIVPKKEVRDILEGRAVLPLAES; translated from the coding sequence ATGATTGAGGCCGCAGCAGATATCACCGAGGACGCCTTTCTCGGTGGACAGTTGCTCCTGAAGCAGAAGCGTTCCGGCCATCGCGCCGGGCACGACGCCATCCTGCTCGCCGCGGCGACGCAGGCCGAGGCCGGGGACCGCGTGGTCGACCTTGGCGCCGGTATCGGCACAGCGGGCCTCGCGCTCGCCCGCCGCGTCGCAAGGATCAGACTGAGCATGGTCGAGATCGATCCGGAACTGGCGGAGCTGGCACGCGCCAATGCGGAGGCGAATGCGATCATCGCCGAGGCGATCGTGCTCGACGTCATGGCCGACCCGCAGGCGTTCGCGGCACATGGGCTGGTGCCCGACAGTGTCGACGTGGTGCTGATGAATCCCCCCTTCAACGATCCGGCGCGGCATCGTGGGTCGCCGGATCAGTCCCGCCACACCGCGCATGTCGCGACCGGGGAGACGCTGCATGCGTGGGTGCATGCAGCGCGGCGTATCCTCCGATCGAACGGCGTGCTGACTCTGATCTGGCGCGCAGATGGAATCGCCGAGGTTTTGGCAGCGCTGTCACGCGGCTTCGGCAGCCTTGTGGTCCTGCCGGTTCATGGCGAAGCGGGAAGGCCTGCGATCCGCGTGCTGGTGCGCGCGGTCAAAGGCGGCCGGGCCCCGACACGATTGCTGCCGGGCCTCATGCTTAACGAAGAGTCAATCGTGCCTAAAAAAGAGGTGAGGGATATTCTGGAGGGGAGGGCGGTGTTGCCGCTGGCGGAGTCGTGA
- the ppdK gene encoding pyruvate, phosphate dikinase, with protein sequence MAKAASKPKKIPAKSKSSAKAKAAPAARKALPKSAVKSAPKPVAKPLAKPAAKAATKPAAPKVAAKVAPKKAAPAKAAPAAAKAGKWVYTFGDGKAEGRTEMRDLLGGKGANLAEMANLGLPVPPGFTIPTSVCTYFYAHDKTYPKELQSQVEKALDHVGKLTGKVFGDTKNPLLVSVRSGARASMPGMMDTVLNLGLNDETVEALSELSGDRRFAYDSYRRFITMYSDVVLGFEHHHFEEILDTFKDSQGYTLDTDLSADDWVELVGKYKDAVARETGKDFPQDPHDQLWGAIGAVFSSWMNARAVTYRKLHDIPESWGTAVNVQAMVFGNMGETSATGVAFTRNPSTGESKLYGEFLINAQGEDVVAGIRTPQDITEEARKESGSDKASMESAMPEAFKELTRIYTLLEKHYRDMQDMEFTVEQGKLWMLQTRGGKRTAKAALRIAVELANEGLISKKEAVTRIDPASLDQLLHPTIDPNAKRDVIATGLPASPGAASGEIVFSSDEAAKLQGDGRKVILVRIETSPEDIHGMHAAEGILTTRGGMTSHAAVVARGMGKPCVSGCGTIRVDYGRGTMSIGSRTFKTGDVITIDGSLGQVLAGRMPMIEPELSGEFGTLMNWADQVRKIGVRVNGDTPDDARTAIKFGAEGIGLCRTEHMFFEETRIRTVREMILSEDEQSRRAALAKLLPMQRADFVELFEIMKGLPVTIRLLDPPLHEFLPHTHAEVEEVARAMNTDPRRLADRARELSEFNPMLGFRGCRIAIAYPEIAEMQARAIFEAAVEAQKRTGKAVGLEVMVPLIATKAELDLVKARIDATAQAVMRDTGTKLAYQVGTMIELPRACLLAAEIAQSAEFFSFGTNDLTQTTYGISRDDAASFLGPYVAKGILSVDPFIALDQEGVGELVKIGVARGRKTRPKLKVGICGEHGGDPASVAFCHNIGLDYVSCSPYRVPIARLAAAQAALGKEIASQA encoded by the coding sequence ATGGCCAAAGCCGCCTCGAAGCCTAAGAAAATACCAGCGAAATCAAAGTCCTCCGCGAAGGCGAAAGCCGCGCCGGCGGCCCGCAAGGCGCTTCCCAAGAGTGCCGTAAAGAGCGCCCCGAAGCCGGTGGCCAAACCCCTGGCGAAGCCGGCCGCGAAGGCCGCAACCAAGCCGGCTGCGCCGAAGGTTGCCGCCAAGGTCGCGCCGAAGAAGGCTGCACCCGCCAAGGCGGCGCCAGCGGCGGCCAAGGCCGGCAAATGGGTGTACACATTCGGTGACGGCAAGGCCGAGGGCCGGACGGAGATGCGCGACCTGCTCGGCGGCAAGGGCGCCAACCTCGCCGAGATGGCCAATCTCGGCCTGCCGGTGCCTCCCGGCTTCACCATCCCGACCTCGGTCTGCACCTACTTCTACGCGCACGACAAGACCTATCCGAAGGAACTGCAGTCGCAGGTTGAGAAGGCGCTCGACCATGTCGGCAAGTTGACCGGCAAGGTGTTCGGCGACACCAAGAACCCGCTGCTCGTCTCGGTGCGCTCCGGCGCCCGCGCTTCGATGCCGGGCATGATGGACACGGTGCTCAATCTCGGCCTGAACGATGAGACCGTGGAAGCGCTGTCGGAACTGTCGGGCGACCGCCGCTTCGCCTATGACAGCTATCGCCGCTTCATCACCATGTATTCCGACGTGGTGCTCGGCTTCGAGCATCATCACTTCGAGGAAATCCTCGACACCTTCAAGGACAGCCAGGGCTACACGCTCGACACCGACCTGTCCGCCGACGACTGGGTCGAGCTGGTCGGCAAGTACAAGGACGCGGTTGCGCGCGAGACGGGGAAGGACTTCCCGCAGGATCCGCACGACCAGCTCTGGGGCGCGATCGGTGCGGTGTTCTCATCCTGGATGAATGCGCGCGCGGTGACCTACCGCAAGCTGCACGACATCCCTGAATCCTGGGGCACTGCGGTCAACGTGCAGGCCATGGTGTTCGGCAACATGGGCGAGACCTCGGCCACCGGCGTTGCCTTCACCCGCAATCCCTCGACCGGCGAGAGCAAGCTCTACGGCGAGTTCCTGATCAACGCGCAGGGCGAGGACGTGGTGGCGGGCATCCGCACGCCGCAGGACATCACCGAGGAGGCGCGGAAAGAGTCGGGCTCCGACAAGGCGTCGATGGAATCGGCGATGCCGGAGGCCTTCAAGGAGCTGACGCGGATCTACACGCTGCTCGAGAAGCACTACCGCGACATGCAGGACATGGAGTTCACGGTCGAGCAGGGCAAGCTCTGGATGCTGCAGACCCGCGGCGGCAAGCGCACCGCCAAGGCGGCGCTGCGCATCGCGGTCGAACTCGCCAATGAGGGCCTGATCTCGAAGAAGGAAGCGGTGACGCGGATCGATCCGGCCTCGCTCGATCAGCTCTTGCATCCGACCATCGACCCCAACGCCAAGCGCGACGTGATCGCGACGGGCCTGCCGGCTTCGCCGGGCGCTGCCTCCGGCGAGATCGTGTTCTCCTCGGATGAAGCCGCCAAGCTTCAGGGCGACGGACGCAAGGTCATTCTGGTCCGCATCGAGACCAGCCCGGAAGACATCCACGGCATGCATGCCGCCGAAGGCATCCTTACCACCCGTGGCGGCATGACCTCGCATGCGGCGGTCGTCGCGCGCGGCATGGGCAAGCCTTGCGTCTCCGGCTGCGGCACCATCCGCGTCGATTACGGCCGCGGCACCATGAGCATCGGCTCGCGCACCTTCAAGACCGGCGACGTCATCACCATCGACGGCTCGCTCGGCCAAGTGCTGGCCGGCCGCATGCCGATGATCGAGCCGGAGCTGTCCGGTGAGTTCGGCACGCTGATGAATTGGGCCGACCAGGTCCGCAAGATCGGCGTCCGCGTCAATGGCGACACGCCAGATGACGCGCGCACCGCGATCAAGTTCGGTGCCGAAGGCATCGGCCTCTGCCGCACCGAGCACATGTTCTTCGAGGAGACTCGCATCCGCACGGTGCGAGAGATGATCCTCTCCGAGGACGAGCAGTCGCGCCGGGCCGCGCTGGCAAAGCTGCTGCCGATGCAGCGCGCCGACTTCGTCGAGCTGTTCGAGATCATGAAGGGCCTGCCCGTCACGATCCGATTGCTCGATCCGCCGCTGCACGAGTTCCTGCCGCACACCCATGCGGAGGTCGAGGAAGTGGCGCGCGCCATGAACACCGACCCGCGGCGCCTCGCCGACCGCGCGCGCGAGCTCTCGGAGTTCAATCCGATGCTCGGCTTCCGCGGCTGCCGCATTGCGATCGCCTATCCGGAGATCGCCGAGATGCAGGCGCGCGCGATCTTCGAGGCGGCGGTCGAGGCGCAGAAGCGCACCGGCAAGGCCGTCGGCCTCGAGGTGATGGTGCCGCTGATCGCGACCAAGGCCGAGCTCGATCTCGTCAAGGCGCGGATCGACGCCACCGCGCAGGCGGTGATGCGCGACACGGGCACCAAGCTCGCCTATCAGGTCGGCACCATGATCGAGCTGCCGCGCGCCTGTCTGCTCGCGGCGGAGATCGCGCAGTCGGCCGAGTTCTTCTCGTTCGGCACCAACGACCTGACGCAGACGACCTACGGCATCAGCCGCGACGATGCGGCGAGCTTCCTCGGTCCTTACGTTGCGAAGGGCATTCTCTCGGTCGATCCCTTCATCGCGCTCGATCAGGAAGGTGTCGGCGAGCTGGTCAAGATCGGCGTCGCGCGCGGCCGCAAGACGCGCCCGAAGCTCAAGGTCGGCATCTGCGGCGAGCACGGCGGCGATCCCGCCTCCGTCGCCTTCTGCCACAATATCGGCCTCGACTATGTCTCCTGCTCGCCGTACCGCGTGCCGATCGCACGCCTTGCGGCGGCGCAAGCCGCGCTCGGCAAGGAGATCGCGAGCCAGGCGTAA
- a CDS encoding DUF1236 domain-containing protein has protein sequence MRNRILALAALAAAIGSPLAAQAQSGTVGRAPVIVDSGPTIAVEQRPAFRDYVVEQRVPAFRIPDRVVVGATLPESGVTYYDVPQRFGATTYRYTVVNGETVLVEPRSRRIVEVLD, from the coding sequence ATGCGGAACAGGATTCTTGCTCTTGCAGCGCTCGCGGCCGCGATCGGCTCGCCCCTGGCGGCGCAGGCGCAAAGCGGCACGGTCGGGCGCGCACCCGTCATCGTCGACAGCGGCCCGACGATCGCAGTCGAACAACGCCCGGCCTTCCGCGACTATGTCGTCGAGCAACGTGTGCCGGCCTTCCGTATCCCGGATCGCGTGGTGGTCGGCGCCACCTTACCCGAAAGCGGCGTCACCTATTATGACGTGCCGCAACGTTTTGGCGCCACCACCTACCGCTACACCGTCGTGAACGGTGAAACGGTGCTGGTCGAGCCGCGTTCACGCCGCATCGTCGAAGTGCTGGACTAG
- a CDS encoding DUF3096 domain-containing protein — protein sequence MHITVAHISPILSLIAGVLILIMPRLLNLIVAIFLIVNGAIGLGLLKWLHL from the coding sequence ATGCACATCACCGTCGCCCACATTTCGCCGATCCTGTCGTTGATTGCGGGCGTGCTCATCCTGATCATGCCGCGGCTGCTCAACCTGATCGTCGCGATCTTTCTCATCGTCAACGGTGCGATCGGGCTCGGGCTCCTGAAGTGGCTCCACCTCTAG
- the glyS gene encoding glycine--tRNA ligase subunit beta gives MPELLLELFSEEIPARMQAKAADDLRRMVTDKLVAEGLVYEGAKAFATPRRLALTVHGIPARQPDLKTERRGPKIGAPDAAVQGFLKATGLKSLDEAKIQRDPKGDFYIGLIEKPGRDAIDVLAEILPVIIRTFPWPKSMRWGARSGKPGSLNWVRPLHAITATFGLETEEPDVVKFEVDGIETGQTTYGHRFMAPAAISVRRFEDYEAKLKAAKVILDPQARKDIIFADAKELTFAQGFELFEDVGLLEEVSGLVEWPVVLMGDFEPDFLNLPGEIIRSTIRNNQKCFVVRNAETGFLVPKFILVANIEATDGGQTIVAGNERVIRARLSDAKFFYETDRKTKLEDRLFKFEDILFHERIGTQAARIARIEKLAAVLAPCVGADVEKTKRAAKLAKADLLTEVVGEFPELQGIMGTHYAHKQGEDGEVAFAIEQHYQPKGPDDFVPQLPVSVAVALADKIDTLVSFWAINEKPTGSKDPYALRRAALGVIRLLIENGVRLNLVEIFDRHYDTVIAFIGQNFRGGVGKGTLDLLPFFADRLKVQLREQGARHDLVDAVFALGGQGDLLMVVRRVEALGKFLDTDDGKNLLAGVKRANNILSIEEKKDKRSFDGPSDPSLMADPIEKHLWGTIQSTVADAKLHVAAEDFEQAMESLSTLRSAVDAFFDKVRVNDDDPKVRENRLKLLNEIRSATRAVADFSKIQD, from the coding sequence ATGCCCGAACTTTTGCTTGAACTGTTCTCGGAAGAAATCCCCGCGCGCATGCAGGCCAAGGCGGCCGACGATTTGCGCCGCATGGTCACCGACAAGCTCGTCGCCGAAGGCCTGGTCTACGAAGGCGCAAAGGCCTTCGCGACCCCGCGTCGCCTCGCGCTCACGGTGCATGGCATTCCCGCGCGTCAGCCCGACCTCAAGACCGAGCGGCGCGGACCAAAGATCGGCGCGCCCGATGCGGCCGTGCAGGGCTTTCTGAAAGCGACGGGTCTGAAGTCGCTGGACGAGGCCAAGATCCAGCGCGACCCCAAGGGTGATTTCTACATCGGCTTGATCGAAAAACCCGGCCGCGACGCCATCGACGTGCTCGCGGAAATCTTGCCCGTCATCATCCGCACCTTCCCCTGGCCGAAATCGATGCGCTGGGGCGCGCGCTCGGGCAAGCCGGGATCGCTGAACTGGGTCCGTCCGCTGCATGCGATCACCGCGACGTTCGGGCTCGAGACCGAAGAGCCCGATGTCGTGAAGTTCGAGGTCGACGGCATCGAGACCGGCCAGACCACCTACGGTCATCGGTTCATGGCGCCGGCTGCGATCTCCGTGCGCCGTTTCGAGGATTATGAGGCGAAGCTGAAGGCCGCAAAGGTCATCCTCGATCCGCAGGCGCGCAAGGACATCATCTTTGCCGACGCCAAGGAGCTGACCTTCGCGCAAGGTTTTGAGTTGTTTGAGGATGTTGGTCTTCTTGAAGAAGTGTCCGGATTGGTTGAGTGGCCAGTCGTGTTGATGGGCGATTTTGAGCCGGATTTTCTAAATCTCCCGGGCGAAATCATTCGATCCACGATCCGAAATAATCAGAAGTGCTTTGTGGTTCGGAACGCAGAAACAGGCTTCCTTGTCCCCAAGTTCATTCTGGTTGCCAATATTGAAGCCACAGACGGTGGCCAAACAATCGTTGCCGGGAACGAACGAGTAATTCGCGCTCGGCTCTCCGATGCAAAGTTCTTCTACGAGACTGATCGCAAGACGAAACTCGAAGATCGATTATTTAAGTTCGAGGACATTCTTTTCCATGAAAGGATTGGTACTCAGGCCGCTCGTATCGCTCGAATCGAGAAGCTTGCTGCAGTGCTCGCACCTTGCGTCGGCGCAGACGTCGAAAAGACTAAACGAGCGGCGAAACTGGCTAAGGCGGATTTGCTAACAGAGGTTGTTGGCGAATTCCCTGAATTGCAGGGAATTATGGGAACTCACTACGCTCATAAGCAGGGCGAGGATGGTGAAGTCGCATTTGCAATAGAACAGCACTATCAACCGAAGGGGCCAGACGATTTTGTTCCGCAACTCCCAGTTTCGGTTGCAGTAGCTCTTGCTGATAAGATTGATACCCTTGTGAGCTTCTGGGCGATCAACGAGAAGCCGACGGGAAGCAAAGACCCCTATGCGCTGCGCCGCGCGGCATTGGGTGTGATCAGGCTGCTTATTGAGAATGGTGTCCGGCTCAATCTCGTAGAGATCTTTGACCGTCATTACGACACAGTGATCGCCTTCATCGGACAGAATTTTCGTGGTGGTGTAGGAAAGGGGACTCTTGATCTTCTTCCATTCTTCGCCGACCGCTTGAAAGTCCAGCTCCGCGAGCAGGGCGCACGGCATGATCTCGTCGACGCTGTGTTTGCGCTAGGCGGCCAGGGCGATCTCCTGATGGTTGTCCGTCGTGTCGAGGCGCTTGGGAAATTTCTGGACACTGACGACGGCAAAAATCTCCTCGCCGGAGTTAAGCGCGCTAACAACATTCTCTCGATCGAGGAGAAGAAAGATAAGCGCTCGTTCGATGGACCGTCGGATCCCAGTTTGATGGCCGATCCAATCGAAAAGCACCTTTGGGGTACCATTCAAAGTACCGTTGCAGATGCGAAGTTGCATGTTGCAGCAGAGGACTTTGAACAAGCAATGGAGTCCCTGTCGACGCTGCGGAGTGCAGTCGATGCGTTCTTCGACAAGGTCCGCGTCAACGACGACGATCCGAAGGTGCGCGAGAACCGCCTGAAGCTGCTGAACGAAATCCGCAGCGCCACGCGTGCGGTGGCGGACTTCTCGAAGATCCAGGATTGA